TTAGCCCGTCTGACACACTGGCCCTCATCGGTTCCGGTTCACGCTGCGCTCCTCCGGGCGCCCGGCGACCCGGCGACCACTTCGAGAAGAGGAACCATGAAGCCCGACATCCACCCGCAGTACGTCGAGACGCAGGTCGTCTGCTCGTGCGGGAGCACGTTCACCACGCGCAGCACCGCGACCGGTGGCACGATCACGGCCGACGTCTGCTCGCAGTGCCACCCGTTCTACACGGGCAAGCAGAAGATCCTCGACACCGGTGGCCGCG
This sequence is a window from Cryptosporangium phraense. Protein-coding genes within it:
- the rpmE gene encoding 50S ribosomal protein L31; translation: MKPDIHPQYVETQVVCSCGSTFTTRSTATGGTITADVCSQCHPFYTGKQKILDTGGRVARFERRFGKRQAAGSADK